A stretch of Pelecanus crispus isolate bPelCri1 chromosome 3, bPelCri1.pri, whole genome shotgun sequence DNA encodes these proteins:
- the TRAM2 gene encoding translocating chain-associated membrane protein 2 encodes MAFRRRAKSHPLFSQEFLIHNHADIGFCLVFIVFIALMFEFTAKTAFLFILPQYNVSVPTADGELVQYHYGLKDLVTILFYIFIAIILHAVVQEYALDKINRRLHLSKVKHSKFNESGQLVAFHLTSMIWCLYVVVTEGYISNPRSLWENYPHVYLPFQVKFFYLCQLAYWLHALPELYFQKVRKEEIPRQLRCIALYLVHIAGAYLLNLTRLGLILLLLQYLAEFFFHLARLVYFTDENNEKLFNVWAVVFVVTRLFTLTLYILVIGFGLPRVENQALDPERGNLFSFLFNNIVFRMSVLLLVCLFQASVMWRFIHFQLRRWREYWNEQSSRKRAAAAAKQQAKPLKRDSGYHENGVVKAENGTSPRTKKLKSP; translated from the exons ATGGCCTTCCGCCGGCGGGCCAAGAGCCACCCGCTCTTCAGCCAGGAGTTCCTCATCCACAACCACGCCGACATCGGCTTCTGCCTGGTGTTCATTGTCTTCATCGCCCTCATGTTCGAG TTTACAGCCAAGACTGCCTTCCTGTTTATCTTACCTCAGTATAACGTTAGCGTGCCTACAGCAG ATGGGGAGCTGGTCCAGTATCACTATGGGCTGAAGGATCTGGTCACCATCCTCTTCTACATCTTCATCGCCATCATCCTGCATGCGGTGGTGCAGGAGTATGCCCTGGAC aAAATCAACAGGCGTCTCCATCTCTCCAAGGTCAAACACAGCAAGTTCAATGAATCGGGACAGCTGGTCGCCTTCCACCTCACCTCCATGATTTGGTGCTTGTACGTCGTGGTGACG gaAGGATACATATCAAACCCCCGGAGTTTGTGGGAAAACTACCCGCATGTTTATCTTCC GTTCCAGGTGAAGTTTTTCTACCTGTGCCAGCTGGCGTACTGGCTGCACGCCCTGCCAGAGCTGTACTTCCAAAAAGTTCGCAAG GAGGAGATCCCCCGCCAGCTGCGGTGCATCGCGCTCTACCTGGTGCACATCGCCGGCGCGTACCTCCTTAA CTTAACCCGCTTGGGGCTGATCCTCTTGCTGTTGCAGTACTTAGCTGAATTCTTCTTCCACCTGGCCCGGTTGGTCTACTTCACGGATGAGAACAACGAGAAGCT GTTTAATGTCTGGGCTGTCGTGTTTGTGGTCACCAGGCTCTTCACCCTCACCCTGTACATCCTGGTCATCGGCTTTGGGCTGCCGCGGGTGGAGAACCAGGCCCTCGACCCCGAGAGAGGGAACctcttcagctttctcttcAACAATATCGTCTTCAG AATGAGTGTGCTGCTGTTGGTGTGCCTCTTCCAGGCCTCGGTGATGTGGCGCTTCATCCACTTCCAGCTGCGGCGCTGGCGGGAGTACTGGAACGAGCAGAGCAGTCGGAAGCgagccgccgctgccgccaAGCAGCAAGCCAAACCGCTCAAGAGGGACTCGG GTTACCATGAAAACGGTGTGGTGAAAGCGGAGAACGGCACCTCGCCGCGAACCAAGAAGCTGAAATCACCATAG